One genomic window of Hippocampus zosterae strain Florida chromosome 12, ASM2543408v3, whole genome shotgun sequence includes the following:
- the cmss1 gene encoding protein CMSS1 isoform X2: protein MGDDLGDEWWQHDCESDVSEAEAEAEKKKSHNKPIKGKSNAPKKAEKRTKLMENTVTAKKKKKNEEASKFPKQKNEKDTSSDSAKKRKRRKKTITDVLAASEPKPGCPADLQNSLTLYFSDKRSVIEQEELKLHDSCFLTCNDLTHSLSSYLKQICPKWAKVQRQHTEKKSVVLLIVCSSALRAIELIKQLTTFRGEAKAVKLFAKHIKIEEQMKLLQKGVVHIGVGTPCRISALIQRDGLSLQALRFLVLDWNWRDQKCRRMIDIPEIKLDVFKLLENWVLDRCKADKVKIGLF, encoded by the exons ATGGGGGACGACTTGGGTGACGAGTGGTGGCAGCATGACTGTGAATCAG ATGTGTCCGAGGCGGAGGCGGAggccgaaaaaaagaaaagccataaCAAGCCAATAAAAGGAAAGTCAAATGCACCAAAGAAAGCAGAGAAGAGGACAAAGCTAATGGAAAACACGGTGAcggcaaagaagaagaaaaagaatgaaGAG GCGTCAAAGTTTCCAAAGCAGAAGAACGAGAAGGACACATCGAGCGATTCAGCCAAAAAGAGAAAG aggaggaagaagaccaTTACAGATGTGTTGGCCGCCTCCGAGCCAAAACCAGGCTGTCCGGCAGACCTTCAGAACTCCCTCACACTTTACTTCTCAGACAAGCGCTCGGTGATCGAGCAGGAGGAGCTCAAGCTGCACG ACTCGTGTTTCCTGACCTGCAATGACCTGACGCACAGCCTGTCGTCCTATCTGAAGCAAA ttTGTCCCAAATGGGCAAAAGTTCAGAGacagcacacagaaaaaaaatcggtggTTCTGCTTATCGTCTGCAGCTCTGCCCTCCGTGCCATCGAGCTCATAAA GCAACTGACAACATTCAGGGGTGAAGCCAAGGCTGTAAAGCTTTTTGCAAAACACATCAAG ATTGAGGAGCAGATGAAGCTGCTGCAGAAGGGAGTCGTTCACATAGGAGTGGGTACACCCTGTAGGATCAGCGCCCTTATTCAAAGAG ATGGATTAAGCTTGCAGGCATTGCGCTTTCTGGTTCTGGACTGGAACTGGAGAGACCAGAAGTGCAGGAGGATGATCGACATTCCTGAG ATCAAACTGGATGTTTTTAAGCTGCTGGAAAACTGGGTCCTCGACAGATGCAAAGCAGATAAAGTCAAAATTGGACTGTTTTAA
- the cmss1 gene encoding protein CMSS1 isoform X1 — translation MCSIFRIFCSPSVKRISILFFINGVCPDVSEAEAEAEKKKSHNKPIKGKSNAPKKAEKRTKLMENTVTAKKKKKNEEASKFPKQKNEKDTSSDSAKKRKRRKKTITDVLAASEPKPGCPADLQNSLTLYFSDKRSVIEQEELKLHDSCFLTCNDLTHSLSSYLKQICPKWAKVQRQHTEKKSVVLLIVCSSALRAIELIKQLTTFRGEAKAVKLFAKHIKIEEQMKLLQKGVVHIGVGTPCRISALIQRDGLSLQALRFLVLDWNWRDQKCRRMIDIPEIKLDVFKLLENWVLDRCKADKVKIGLF, via the exons ATGTGCTCAATCTTCAGGATCTTTTGTTCTCCTTCTGTGAAACGGATTTCaatcttattttttattaacgGTGTGTGTCCAG ATGTGTCCGAGGCGGAGGCGGAggccgaaaaaaagaaaagccataaCAAGCCAATAAAAGGAAAGTCAAATGCACCAAAGAAAGCAGAGAAGAGGACAAAGCTAATGGAAAACACGGTGAcggcaaagaagaagaaaaagaatgaaGAG GCGTCAAAGTTTCCAAAGCAGAAGAACGAGAAGGACACATCGAGCGATTCAGCCAAAAAGAGAAAG aggaggaagaagaccaTTACAGATGTGTTGGCCGCCTCCGAGCCAAAACCAGGCTGTCCGGCAGACCTTCAGAACTCCCTCACACTTTACTTCTCAGACAAGCGCTCGGTGATCGAGCAGGAGGAGCTCAAGCTGCACG ACTCGTGTTTCCTGACCTGCAATGACCTGACGCACAGCCTGTCGTCCTATCTGAAGCAAA ttTGTCCCAAATGGGCAAAAGTTCAGAGacagcacacagaaaaaaaatcggtggTTCTGCTTATCGTCTGCAGCTCTGCCCTCCGTGCCATCGAGCTCATAAA GCAACTGACAACATTCAGGGGTGAAGCCAAGGCTGTAAAGCTTTTTGCAAAACACATCAAG ATTGAGGAGCAGATGAAGCTGCTGCAGAAGGGAGTCGTTCACATAGGAGTGGGTACACCCTGTAGGATCAGCGCCCTTATTCAAAGAG ATGGATTAAGCTTGCAGGCATTGCGCTTTCTGGTTCTGGACTGGAACTGGAGAGACCAGAAGTGCAGGAGGATGATCGACATTCCTGAG ATCAAACTGGATGTTTTTAAGCTGCTGGAAAACTGGGTCCTCGACAGATGCAAAGCAGATAAAGTCAAAATTGGACTGTTTTAA
- the LOC127611639 gene encoding filamin A-interacting protein 1-like: MKNRQDKRRERKRRRLRGDLSRDDMCFLLSVLEGELQAREEVIAVLKTERTDWALLKAHYGFCGLHGALRSLRGDSLRWQQQDHFEDVCKTANAELINFIEVQKRSNKRMEHQLLEVSNAHRDAVRRNEEQQRSHRDFFQKYTCVTALLEEDRER; this comes from the exons ATGAAAAACAGGCAAGACAAGAGACGTGAGCGCAAGAGAAGACGTTTGAGAGGAGACCTTTCCCGTGATGACATGTGCTTCCTACTCAGTGTTCTAGAGGGAGAGCTTCAG GCGAGGGAGGAAGTCATTGCCGTGCTGAAAACAGAGAGGACGGACTGGGCTCTACTGAAGGCCCACTACGGTTTTTGTGGACTGCACGGGGCGCTGCGGTCCCTGCGTGGAGACTCACTGCGATGGCAACAACAGGACCATTTCGAGGATGTGTGCAAAACAGCGAATGCTGAG CTTATTAATTTCATAGAGGTCCAGAAAAGGTCAAACAAGAGGATGGAGCATCAGCTTCTTGAGGTATCAAATGCTCACAGAGATGCCGTTAGGAGAAATGAGGAGCAGCAGAGAAGCCACCGGGATTTCTTTCAAAAGTATACGTGCGTTACGGCGCTACTGGAGGAGGACCGAGAGCGGTAA
- the LOC127611586 gene encoding filamin A-interacting protein 1-like: MHPEVERPNSYNNVHRSRHVMTAQLAEGAAQNQPLRQQHSSLGRQTDEKRESSATEKEKELQKADDREARQPSSLSEVEVLRRRVVEMEGKDEELIRMRDQCRDLDCRLVMETKNCSSLKVEVNRLNGRISELDRIEETLGKSKQECCNLRDSLEKEKNGSRMLSGEVDSLKIKLRELEASESQLEKSEVAIRHDLATLKSLTAALVEDRKTMSERLQEAEKKLCGRGSYREGAQSSKSDVEEKTTGMAKERDELHGRLAMEQQRNMELESKMVIMRKRLQVLENRREKEEKYMQGSSNTSPRCQMEENKAKQLTWELERLQKRLQDKEMMEKELIKVEDDYESLEKRFNDEQIKSKSLLKELEVAKKELSGYKQAEKQDINQEHVLLCRLQKEQVKSRLLAREVSALKEQLQQLMGTEESISRVQTDHSALQGKLMQQETRNRELAREMRDLSSELDRYRCLKNLAPGGNDEHYRPTKEVQTEPTGNLPTDCQLPPIINTIFGEKHDEEDPNHNVEVAGSRGSTLISNLNSLNSANNIVSQNRGHAANGVNVHQAANGDVMMLTHTPGQPLQIKVTPHHILNTATLEISSPNADASASYTSTAFIPSGGNTPNQRITIIQNKTPPSSPDRTISLLNGTPASRMMSPNSSRSATPDLPIQILTVRTCSPEPTDIGSQGAFCKTPERQNSWHHMCSSSPESSPSIITTEDNKIHIHLGNPYLPSHSMPSPVGPYYLRHEQRTQVLANGCHVKGVGKITSSITISPATSPASHSPM, from the coding sequence ATGCATCCTGAGGTGGAGCGACCCAATTCATACAACAACGTCCACCGCTCCCGTCACGTTATGACAGCTCAACTCGCAGAGGGGGCAGCTCAAAATCAGCCACTGAGACAGCAGCATTCAAGCCTTGGCCGTCAGACAGACGAGAAACGAGAAAGTTCTGCAacagagaaggagaaggaaTTGCAGAAGGCTGATGATCGGGAAGCTCGACAGCCAAGCTCGCTGTCAGAAGTGGAAGTACTGCGAAGAAGGGTGGTGGAGATGGAAGGGAAGGATGAGGAACTTATCCGCATGAGGGATCAGTGCCGGGATCTGGACTGTAGACTGGTTATGGAGACGAAAAATTGCTCGAGTCTAAAGGTTGAGGTGAATAGGCTCAATGGAAGAATCAGTGAATTAGACCGCATCGAGGAAActttgggcaaaagcaaacaagaGTGCTGCAATCTGCGGGACAGcttggaaaaagagaaaaatggcaGCAGGATGCTCTCAGGTGAGGTGGACTCCCTGAAGATCAAACTGAGAGAGCTGGAGGCGAGTGAGAGCCAACTGGAGAAGAGCGAGGTGGCAATCAGACATGACCTGGCCACGCTCAAGTCCCTGACAGCCGCATTGGTAGAGGACAGAAAGACCATGTCGGAGAGGCTGCAGGAAGCCGAGAAAAAACTCTGCGGGCGAGGCAGTTATAGAGAAGGGGCACAGAGCTCAAAGTCAGACGTGGAAGAAAAGACAACAGGCATGGCAAAGGAAAGGGACGAGCTACATGGCAGGCTGGCAATGGAGCAGCAGAGAAACATGGAACTCGAGAGTAAAATGGTCATTATGAGAAAGAGGCTACAGGTTTTGGAAAACAGGAGAGAAAAGGAAGAGAAGTACATGCAAGGCTCCAGCAACACCAGTCCGCGCTGCCAAATGGAAGAGAACAAAGCCAAACAACTCACATGGGAGCTGGAGAGGCTACAAAAAAGACTGCAGGACAAAGAGATGATGGAGAAGGAACTGATTAAAGTAGAGGACGACTACGAGTCTTTGGAAAAGAGATTCAATGATGAGCAGATTAAGTCCAAGTCTCTACTCAAGGAACTAGAGGTGGCCAAAAAGGAGCTTTCCGGATACAAGCAGGCGGAAAAACAGGACATCAACCAGGAACACGTCCTCCTTTGTCGTCTACAGAAGGAGCAAGTCAAGTCCAGGCTGCTTGCACGAGAGGTCAGTGCGCTCAAAGAGCAACTTCAGCAGCTGATGGGCACAGAGGAATCCATCAGCAGGGTCCAGACGGATCACTCTGCGTTGCAGGGTAAGCTGATGCAACAAGAAACCAGGAACCGGGAACTGGCTCGGGAGATGAGGGACTTGAGCAGCGAACTCGACAGATACAGATGCCTAAAGAATCTTGCGCCGGGTGGAAATGACGAGCATTACCGCCCCACCAAGGAGGTGCAAACCGAGCCAACAGGCAACTTGCCGACTGACTGCCAACTGCCCCCTATAATTAACACAATTTTTGGCGAGAAGCACGACGAGGAGGATCCGAATCACAACGTTGAAGTCGCAGGCAGCCGGGGCTCAACTCTCATCAGCAACCTGAACAGCTTGAACAGTGCCAACAACATCGTGAGCCAAAACAGAGGCCACGCAGCCAACGGGGTAAATGTGCACCAAGCAGCTAATGGGGACGTGATGATGCTAACGCACACGCCAGGGCAGCCACTGCAAATCAAGGTAACGCCGCATCACATTCTAAACACGGCCACCCTTGAGATCAGCAGCCCCAACGCCGATGCCTCCGCCTCCTACACCAGCACGGCCTTCATCCCATCTGGCGGAAACACGCCAAACCAAAGAATCACCATCATCCAGAATAAGACGCCACCGTCGAGTCCCGACCGCACCATCTCCCTGCTGAACGGGACCCCCGCCTCTCGAATGATGAGTCCCAATTCATCCCGATCGGCGACTCCGGACCTCCCGATCCAGATTTTGACGGTCAGGACTTGTTCTCCGGAGCCGACCGACATCGGGAGCCAGGGCGCCTTCTGCAAGACTCCTGAGCGGCAGAACAGCTGGCACCACATGTGTTCCAGCAGCCCCGAGTCCAGCCCTAGCATCATCACCACAGAGGACAATAAGATCCACATCCACCTTGGGAACCCGTATCTGCCATCTCACAGCATGCCGTCACCTGTCGGGCCGTACTACCTTCGACATGAGCAGAGGACTCAAGTACTTGCAAATGGCTGCCATGTCAAAGGTGTTGGCAAGATTACCAGTAGTATTACCATATCTCCCGCTACATCTCCCGCCTCACACTCCCCTATGTAG